In Clostridium sp. DL-VIII, the following proteins share a genomic window:
- a CDS encoding SHOCT domain-containing protein yields MFCSGYGGFGPVSNIGYGGMFLGMGFRMLVFIVVIVLAVKLFKSYSNKSNSAMKILNEKFANGEMTQEEYLKRKEILSQKN; encoded by the coding sequence ATGTTTTGCAGTGGATATGGTGGTTTTGGACCAGTAAGCAATATAGGATATGGAGGAATGTTCTTAGGAATGGGCTTTAGAATGCTAGTATTTATTGTGGTAATAGTTTTAGCTGTAAAGTTATTTAAGAGCTATAGTAATAAATCTAATAGTGCAATGAAGATACTCAATGAAAAGTTTGCTAATGGAGAGATGACTCAGGAAGAATATTTAAAAAGGAAAGAAATTCTTTCACAAAAGAATTAG
- a CDS encoding response regulator transcription factor, translated as MNNKFKILVVDDEANIVNVVRAYLERDGFDVITAMDGEKALEVYNKEVIHLIVLDLMLPKLDGEEVCRRIRTTSSIPIIMLTAKAEEDEKIEGISIGADDYLTKPFSVRELVVRVRALLRRSYKDFAPMADILSFNNNDLEVNIKKMIVKKQNEAVNLTANEFKILIVFLSNPEKVFSREELVEKAFGIDYEGFDRTVDTYIKNIRQKIESNPKEPEYIVTVYGMGYKFNPNFAEVKK; from the coding sequence ATTAATAATAAATTTAAGATATTAGTGGTAGATGATGAAGCAAATATAGTAAATGTTGTAAGGGCATATCTTGAAAGAGATGGTTTTGATGTGATTACAGCAATGGATGGAGAAAAAGCATTAGAAGTATATAATAAGGAAGTTATTCATCTCATAGTTTTAGATTTAATGCTTCCGAAGCTTGATGGTGAAGAAGTATGCAGGAGAATTAGAACAACCTCAAGCATACCAATAATTATGCTTACTGCAAAAGCAGAAGAAGATGAAAAAATAGAAGGAATATCTATAGGGGCTGATGATTATTTAACTAAACCTTTTAGTGTTCGTGAGCTTGTAGTAAGAGTTAGAGCTTTACTTAGAAGATCATATAAGGATTTTGCTCCAATGGCAGATATATTATCTTTTAATAATAATGATCTAGAAGTTAATATAAAAAAAATGATAGTAAAAAAGCAAAATGAGGCCGTGAACTTGACAGCAAATGAGTTTAAGATTTTAATAGTTTTTTTATCAAATCCAGAAAAAGTATTTTCAAGAGAAGAGTTAGTTGAAAAGGCATTTGGAATAGATTATGAAGGTTTTGACCGGACAGTAGATACTTATATTAAGAATATCCGCCAAAAAATAGAAAGTAATCCTAAGGAACCAGAATATATAGTAACGGTATATGGAATGGGATATAAATTTAATCCCAACTTTGCTGAGGTAAAAAAATGA
- a CDS encoding HAMP domain-containing sensor histidine kinase codes for MKISLVKRIALGFILAVLGSIILASIISNYTVGEKFKEYLVDEHKTKIENVVKSIDDLYSSQKGDSKINTEEIQRYAELQELYIEIKDINNNTIYSSGKSYLQHDNMMNNMMGHMMKNPSGINMGEYTENEYPLEVNDKVNGSITIGYFGDSYLSSASVTFLSTLNHSLVISAIIALIFGIVISLIISKQISKPLSTITETANEIRNGNLNVRVKSSTKTKEIIELSNSINYLAETLNSQEMLRKRLTSDMAHELRTPLTTLKTHVEAFMDGIWEPTYEKFQVFYEEIERLTKMVDNLRDLAKLEQTNIVLNRSKANLSEELEKILNIYKPLYIKAEYELTGDIEPNVIAVVDVDKFKQIMNNLITNSYKYLKAKGKVTVALKNEKQNIVIKVIDNGIGIPEKDIPYVFERFYRSDSSRSKNTGGSGIGLTIVKSFVQAHGGNVYLESETDKGTIVTVELPKVN; via the coding sequence ATGAAAATATCATTAGTTAAGAGAATAGCATTAGGCTTTATACTAGCAGTTTTAGGTTCAATTATTTTGGCGAGCATAATATCTAATTATACAGTCGGAGAAAAATTTAAAGAATATTTGGTAGACGAACATAAAACAAAGATAGAAAATGTAGTTAAATCAATTGATGATTTATACAGTAGTCAAAAAGGAGATTCTAAAATAAATACTGAGGAAATTCAAAGATATGCAGAATTGCAAGAATTATATATTGAGATTAAAGATATAAATAATAATACTATTTATTCTTCGGGAAAATCATATTTGCAGCATGATAATATGATGAATAATATGATGGGACATATGATGAAGAATCCTTCAGGAATTAATATGGGTGAATATACTGAAAATGAATATCCATTAGAAGTTAATGATAAGGTGAATGGAAGTATAACTATTGGTTATTTTGGAGATTCTTATTTATCTTCTGCATCAGTAACATTTCTAAGTACTTTAAATCATTCATTAGTAATATCGGCTATAATAGCTTTAATATTTGGAATTGTAATTAGCCTTATAATATCAAAGCAAATATCAAAACCTTTATCTACGATAACTGAAACTGCTAATGAAATTAGAAATGGTAATTTAAATGTTAGAGTAAAGAGCAGTACAAAGACTAAAGAAATAATTGAACTATCTAATTCTATAAATTATCTTGCAGAAACTTTAAATAGTCAGGAGATGCTTAGGAAAAGATTAACTTCTGATATGGCTCATGAACTAAGAACACCGCTTACTACATTGAAAACCCATGTAGAAGCTTTTATGGATGGAATATGGGAACCTACTTATGAAAAATTCCAGGTGTTTTATGAGGAAATAGAAAGACTGACTAAAATGGTAGATAATCTTAGAGATTTAGCAAAACTTGAACAGACTAATATAGTTTTAAATAGAAGTAAAGCCAATCTTTCGGAGGAATTAGAGAAAATTTTGAATATTTATAAACCGCTTTATATTAAAGCAGAATATGAGTTAACTGGTGACATAGAGCCAAATGTCATTGCAGTGGTTGATGTAGATAAATTTAAGCAGATTATGAATAATTTAATCACAAATTCCTATAAATATCTAAAGGCAAAAGGTAAAGTAACAGTAGCACTAAAGAATGAAAAGCAAAATATAGTAATTAAGGTTATTGATAATGGTATTGGAATACCTGAAAAGGATATACCTTACGTATTTGAACGATTTTATAGAAGTGATTCATCTAGGAGTAAAAATACAGGTGGGTCAGGCATAGGACTTACTATTGTAAAAAGTTTTGTTCAAGCGCATGGTGGAAATGTATACTTAGAAAGTGAAACTGATAAAGGAACTATAGTTACTGTGGAACTGCCAAAAGTGAATTGA
- a CDS encoding ROK family protein, producing the protein MYKDDILNLMEGSGVLEIYGVFKSLEDRGRYIFDVIQKNGPITKSELIDMTKIKLTTLNRDLQILIDEKIIIESDIGKSTGGRKPSLYDVNPKGFYIIGIDISRTYTRIVIANLKLKVVKEKLLNQAYKIETVGNIIPNTIKSLYAELQVEKSSIIGIGIGIVGGFEIKPLYDVLSRELEVPICIDNGANAAVIGEYNFGIGRGKKNLAYVNCGVGIRTGIISSGVLIRTINNLEDAFGHMIVEADGELCSCGNYGCIESYVSISNITKKFINKVKDKLLLNESKEVNKINYKDICSLAEKKNEDAVEVIRNSAVYLGIGLANYIKLFNPELIILSGPLIQHSELFYDIAKKTALEKCHIKNNKIIFSNNGYYKDKSIAVGACAMIIQKIIEDKEDE; encoded by the coding sequence TTGTATAAAGATGATATTCTTAATCTCATGGAAGGAAGTGGAGTTTTGGAGATATATGGTGTTTTCAAATCATTAGAGGATAGAGGCCGATATATATTTGATGTCATACAGAAGAATGGACCTATAACTAAAAGTGAATTAATTGACATGACTAAAATAAAATTAACAACACTAAATAGAGATCTTCAAATATTAATTGATGAAAAAATAATTATTGAAAGTGATATTGGAAAATCAACTGGTGGAAGAAAGCCGAGTTTATATGATGTGAATCCTAAGGGATTCTATATTATCGGTATTGATATTTCTCGAACATATACCAGAATAGTAATAGCAAACTTAAAATTAAAGGTAGTAAAAGAGAAACTGTTAAATCAGGCGTATAAAATTGAAACTGTAGGGAATATTATACCGAATACTATAAAAAGTTTATACGCAGAATTACAGGTAGAAAAATCATCAATTATAGGAATTGGAATAGGGATAGTGGGAGGTTTTGAGATTAAACCTTTATATGACGTTTTAAGCAGGGAATTAGAAGTACCAATATGTATAGATAATGGCGCAAATGCAGCTGTTATTGGAGAATATAATTTTGGAATTGGAAGAGGCAAAAAGAATCTCGCATATGTAAATTGTGGTGTTGGAATAAGAACAGGAATAATATCATCAGGCGTATTAATTCGTACGATCAATAACTTAGAAGATGCCTTTGGACATATGATTGTTGAAGCAGATGGAGAATTATGTTCCTGTGGTAATTATGGTTGTATAGAAAGTTATGTATCAATATCAAATATAACAAAAAAGTTTATTAATAAAGTAAAGGATAAGTTGCTTCTAAATGAAAGTAAAGAAGTAAATAAAATAAATTATAAGGATATTTGTAGCCTTGCTGAAAAGAAAAATGAAGATGCAGTTGAAGTTATTAGAAATTCGGCAGTATATTTAGGAATAGGCCTTGCAAATTACATAAAATTATTTAATCCAGAACTGATAATATTAAGTGGACCTTTAATACAACATTCAGAGTTGTTTTATGATATAGCTAAGAAGACCGCTCTAGAAAAGTGTCATATTAAAAATAATAAAATTATATTTAGTAATAATGGATATTATAAAGATAAATCTATAGCAGTGGGAGCATGTGCTATGATAATACAAAAAATAATAGAAGATAAGGAAGATGAGTGA
- a CDS encoding sulfite exporter TauE/SafE family protein: MNIIAFIAVGILAGILSGMFGVGGGIVIVPALVYLCGFSQLKAQGTSLAIMLPPVGIAAFIQYYKQGQVDVKAGILICIFLVFGSMFGAKIAHIIPISVLKKSFGVLMILMSLKMIFSK; encoded by the coding sequence ATGAATATAATAGCATTTATAGCAGTTGGAATACTTGCTGGAATATTAAGCGGAATGTTTGGAGTTGGAGGCGGAATAGTAATTGTACCTGCACTAGTATACTTATGTGGTTTTAGTCAGCTAAAGGCTCAGGGAACATCACTTGCAATTATGTTGCCACCAGTTGGAATCGCAGCATTTATTCAGTATTACAAGCAAGGCCAGGTTGATGTAAAGGCAGGAATTTTAATATGCATTTTTTTAGTTTTTGGATCAATGTTTGGAGCTAAAATAGCTCATATTATTCCTATATCTGTATTGAAAAAATCTTTTGGTGTATTAATGATTTTGATGTCATTAAAAATGATTTTTTCAAAGTAA
- a CDS encoding Crp/Fnr family transcriptional regulator — translation MNNLSKVLDDSLRDLESLYEVYPILKKIDKNNHNIISNQAVLKNVYSNEYVAGSEENCHGVLFVIEGIIKIQKTNEEGEETNLYNIKQGEFCHEALSCLSNLESLNITGKAIVDSKVCLIPFEVVRKYLIQDNEFLLYMYKDLYNKFNTVIGNKEEIIHESLETRLIRFLINRRSNIIYVTHSELAFEIDSVREVVSRKLKSIEKLGYIRLERGKIIILKDLSEILKS, via the coding sequence ATGAATAATTTGAGCAAAGTGTTAGATGATAGTTTAAGGGATTTGGAATCTTTATATGAGGTTTATCCAATACTAAAAAAAATTGATAAAAATAATCATAACATAATAAGTAATCAGGCAGTTTTAAAAAATGTATATTCCAATGAGTATGTGGCAGGTTCAGAAGAAAATTGTCATGGAGTTCTATTTGTAATAGAAGGAATAATAAAAATACAAAAGACTAACGAGGAAGGGGAAGAAACTAACCTTTATAATATAAAACAAGGAGAGTTTTGCCATGAAGCCTTAAGTTGTTTATCAAATTTAGAATCTTTGAATATAACAGGTAAAGCGATAGTAGATTCAAAAGTATGTTTAATTCCCTTTGAGGTAGTTAGAAAATATCTAATTCAAGATAATGAGTTTTTATTATATATGTATAAAGACTTGTATAACAAGTTCAATACAGTAATAGGGAATAAAGAAGAGATTATTCACGAATCATTAGAAACGCGACTTATAAGGTTTCTAATAAATAGAAGAAGTAATATAATTTATGTAACTCATAGTGAATTAGCTTTTGAAATAGATTCTGTTCGTGAAGTTGTAAGCAGAAAGCTTAAAAGTATAGAAAAATTAGGATATATAAGGTTGGAAAGAGGAAAAATAATAATACTTAAAGACTTGAGTGAGATATTGAAAAGTTGA
- a CDS encoding rhodanese-like domain-containing protein produces MFDFLNRNEGRVINVNDVDNLIGKIELIDIREKYEYEGGSIQSSKNIPMGELLNEPEKYLNKNKEYYIMCQSGGRSARACNSLGSQGFKVINVSGGMGSYVGTRRR; encoded by the coding sequence ATGTTTGATTTTTTGAATAGAAATGAAGGACGAGTTATTAATGTAAATGATGTGGACAATTTAATTGGAAAGATTGAATTGATTGATATAAGAGAAAAGTATGAGTATGAAGGTGGAAGCATACAAAGTTCGAAGAATATACCAATGGGAGAACTTTTAAACGAGCCAGAAAAATATTTAAATAAAAACAAAGAGTATTACATAATGTGCCAATCAGGTGGGAGAAGTGCAAGAGCTTGTAATAGCCTTGGAAGCCAAGGTTTTAAGGTTATTAATGTTTCTGGTGGAATGGGTTCATATGTTGGAACAAGAAGAAGATAA
- a CDS encoding C-GCAxxG-C-C family (seleno)protein yields MEKVLEFHKEGYNCAESIIKAFNEDNNSDIPVSIASPFGGGMAVGGTCGAITGTLIAVGALKGRNSNEEKNNSRIVTKDIINKVKEKYGTIECIELKKKGITCDEIIQYTYEVLKEYTK; encoded by the coding sequence ATGGAAAAAGTATTAGAATTTCATAAAGAAGGATATAACTGTGCAGAATCTATAATAAAGGCGTTTAATGAGGATAACAATTCAGATATTCCGGTTTCAATTGCAAGTCCTTTTGGAGGAGGTATGGCTGTAGGGGGGACCTGTGGAGCAATTACTGGAACACTTATTGCAGTAGGAGCATTAAAAGGAAGAAACTCAAATGAAGAAAAGAATAATTCAAGAATTGTAACAAAAGATATAATAAATAAAGTTAAAGAAAAATACGGAACCATAGAGTGTATTGAACTTAAGAAAAAGGGTATAACTTGCGATGAAATAATACAATATACTTATGAAGTTTTAAAGGAATATACTAAATAG
- the trxA gene encoding thioredoxin, translated as MARVINSREFVENVENTKGVVVVDFFATWCGPCKMLSPVFERVSNEIGDKARFFKMNVEESSSIARKYGVAAVPMMIIFKDGHPVENLAGFMPKENITNKVRAHL; from the coding sequence ATGGCAAGGGTAATAAATAGTAGAGAGTTTGTTGAAAATGTTGAAAATACTAAGGGAGTAGTTGTCGTTGACTTTTTTGCAACCTGGTGTGGACCTTGCAAAATGTTATCTCCAGTATTCGAAAGAGTTAGCAATGAAATTGGGGATAAAGCTAGGTTCTTTAAAATGAATGTTGAAGAAAGCAGCAGTATAGCTCGGAAGTATGGAGTAGCAGCAGTGCCAATGATGATTATATTTAAAGATGGACACCCAGTGGAAAATTTAGCTGGATTTATGCCTAAAGAAAATATAACAAATAAAGTAAGAGCACATTTGTAA
- a CDS encoding HAMP domain-containing sensor histidine kinase: MNNNHSFKLGLVFSLITFLIILATGAIVAIITAIYFHLNAFSTHSILIPIINLYMVSVFVGTTISAIVGKRILSPLVKFSEALMEVGKGNFNIKLNENKHNPDELKTMYRNFNIMVNELNNIETFRSDFIANVSHEFKTPLASIDGYAMLLQDKTLTEEEKNQYINKILSNTKRLSNLVSIILQISRLENQGIIAQKNKFKLDEQLRQTLLLFESKWTSKNIDLNVDLDPITFYGNEELIMQIWANIFSNAIKFTPDNGTIKCTLKQSSNWITAVISDTGIGMSKDVQNHIFDKFYQGDKSHSSEGNGLGLALVKKIIDLCDGKIEVQSECGKGSTFIVKLPC, from the coding sequence ATGAATAATAATCATAGCTTTAAATTAGGTTTGGTTTTTTCTCTTATAACTTTTCTTATTATATTAGCTACAGGTGCAATTGTTGCGATTATTACAGCTATATACTTCCATCTAAATGCATTTTCAACTCATTCTATATTAATACCTATTATTAATTTATACATGGTTAGTGTATTTGTCGGAACAACTATTTCAGCTATAGTAGGAAAAAGAATATTATCACCTCTTGTAAAATTTAGCGAAGCATTAATGGAGGTAGGAAAAGGCAATTTTAATATTAAATTAAATGAAAATAAGCATAATCCAGATGAGCTTAAAACTATGTATCGTAATTTCAATATTATGGTTAATGAATTAAATAATATAGAAACTTTCCGTAGTGACTTTATTGCTAATGTTTCTCATGAATTTAAAACACCTCTTGCTTCTATAGATGGTTATGCTATGCTGCTACAGGATAAAACTTTAACAGAAGAAGAAAAAAATCAATACATTAACAAAATTCTTAGCAATACAAAAAGACTATCAAATTTAGTCTCTATTATTCTTCAGATATCAAGACTTGAGAATCAGGGAATCATTGCTCAAAAAAACAAATTTAAATTAGATGAGCAACTCAGACAAACCTTATTGCTTTTTGAATCAAAATGGACCAGCAAAAATATTGACCTAAATGTAGATTTAGATCCAATCACTTTTTATGGAAACGAAGAATTAATAATGCAGATATGGGCTAATATATTTAGTAACGCAATAAAATTCACTCCTGACAATGGAACTATAAAATGTACTTTAAAACAGTCTTCTAATTGGATTACTGCTGTAATTTCTGATACTGGTATCGGAATGTCAAAAGATGTACAAAATCATATCTTTGACAAGTTCTATCAAGGAGATAAATCCCACTCCTCTGAAGGCAATGGTTTAGGCTTAGCATTAGTAAAAAAAATTATTGATTTATGTGATGGTAAAATAGAAGTGCAAAGTGAATGTGGAAAAGGTTCTACTTTTATTGTAAAATTACCATGTTAA
- a CDS encoding response regulator transcription factor has product MFHILIVEDDKELCELFSTVLLKNGYKTTCSKDGIEALEVLDKEYIDLIISDIMMPNMNGFELVKSIRDAQFNLPVLIITAKESFQDKQRGFSLGIDDYMVKPIDVNEMVLRVGALLRRAQIINERKQYIGETMLEFDSLSVYQHGEVTVLPQKEFYILYKLICYPNHIFTRQQLMDEIWGINSETDIRTVDVHINRLRERFKDNIDFEISTVRGLGYKVVKKHE; this is encoded by the coding sequence ATGTTTCACATTCTAATTGTAGAAGATGATAAAGAACTATGTGAATTATTTTCTACTGTATTACTTAAAAATGGATATAAAACAACCTGCTCAAAAGATGGTATTGAAGCTCTTGAAGTTTTAGATAAAGAATACATTGATTTAATTATTTCCGATATAATGATGCCTAATATGAATGGCTTTGAATTAGTTAAATCTATTCGAGATGCTCAATTTAATCTTCCTGTATTAATTATCACAGCAAAGGAAAGCTTTCAAGATAAACAACGAGGTTTTTCACTTGGAATAGATGATTATATGGTGAAACCTATAGATGTTAATGAAATGGTATTAAGAGTTGGTGCACTACTTAGGAGGGCTCAAATTATAAATGAGAGAAAACAATATATTGGCGAAACTATGCTTGAATTTGATTCCCTATCCGTATACCAACATGGAGAAGTAACAGTGCTTCCCCAAAAAGAATTCTACATATTATATAAACTAATTTGTTATCCAAACCACATATTTACAAGGCAACAGCTTATGGATGAAATTTGGGGAATTAATTCGGAAACAGATATTCGTACAGTAGATGTGCATATTAACCGCTTAAGAGAGCGTTTTAAGGATAATATAGATTTTGAAATTTCAACTGTAAGGGGACTTGGGTATAAAGTGGTGAAGAAACATGAATAA
- a CDS encoding efflux RND transporter periplasmic adaptor subunit — translation MKNVKKIVIYAVIIAVVVGGVVVARTKLSASSKGKTTQVTVSKTSVEVQTAKTTEKNAGDTYKATLEAYQQGTVTSKLSAKIVSVSVDNGQYVNAGDTIATLDDQDIQNNIKTAQASIAVYEKQEQASEQSLNSAQVALEKLKINVDDAQRNYDRQKTLFDNKAISQTDLETAEKTLNSYKADYDSGNASIQTAQANIETAKANIQAQQVTLEKYQSDLANTAIKAPISGVISGKNMNVGQMAATGTALATVNDISSVYATIQVPQEKISSVKIGQEATVTVDGSDQTYNGTIQTMDGAADATSRVFNVKVKIDNSDKSLLPGIYGKVTLVSEQTTDVITIPVNALVGNEGDYSIFINDNGIAKKTKVTIGETDDNSVEITSGINDGDQIITSNTSTLQDGNEVDAVVKQDSDTTDDTSAKQDGGAEDTASK, via the coding sequence ATGAAAAATGTAAAAAAAATAGTTATATATGCTGTAATAATTGCAGTTGTAGTAGGTGGGGTAGTGGTGGCTAGAACCAAGCTATCAGCAAGTTCAAAAGGCAAGACGACTCAAGTTACAGTAAGTAAAACTTCAGTAGAAGTTCAAACTGCTAAGACAACAGAAAAAAATGCAGGAGATACATATAAAGCTACGTTAGAAGCTTATCAGCAAGGAACAGTAACAAGTAAACTTTCAGCAAAAATTGTTTCAGTATCAGTTGACAATGGACAATATGTAAATGCAGGTGATACTATAGCAACTTTAGATGACCAGGATATACAAAATAATATAAAAACCGCGCAAGCTTCAATAGCTGTATATGAAAAACAGGAACAGGCATCAGAACAGTCATTAAATTCAGCACAAGTAGCTCTAGAAAAATTAAAAATTAATGTGGATGATGCTCAGCGTAATTATGACAGACAAAAAACTCTTTTTGATAACAAAGCCATATCACAGACAGATCTTGAAACAGCAGAAAAAACTTTAAATTCTTATAAGGCTGATTATGATTCTGGAAATGCAAGTATTCAGACAGCCCAGGCAAACATTGAAACAGCAAAAGCCAATATACAAGCACAGCAGGTAACGCTAGAAAAGTATCAAAGTGATTTAGCTAATACAGCAATTAAGGCACCAATAAGTGGTGTAATAAGTGGAAAGAATATGAATGTTGGACAAATGGCAGCAACAGGTACAGCCCTTGCAACTGTTAATGACATATCATCTGTATATGCAACAATTCAGGTACCACAAGAAAAAATAAGTAGTGTGAAAATAGGACAAGAAGCTACAGTTACAGTTGATGGAAGTGATCAAACCTATAATGGAACCATACAGACTATGGACGGTGCAGCAGATGCAACTTCAAGAGTTTTCAATGTCAAAGTTAAAATAGATAATAGTGATAAATCTTTATTACCAGGTATTTATGGAAAAGTAACTCTAGTTAGTGAACAAACTACTGATGTAATTACTATACCAGTAAATGCATTGGTTGGAAATGAAGGAGATTATTCAATATTTATAAATGATAATGGAATAGCTAAGAAAACAAAGGTAACTATTGGAGAAACTGATGATAATAGTGTAGAGATAACATCTGGTATAAACGACGGTGATCAAATAATCACTTCAAATACAAGCACACTGCAAGATGGAAATGAAGTAGATGCAGTGGTTAAACAAGATAGTGATACAACAGATGATACATCTGCTAAACAAGATGGCGGTGCCGAAGACACAGCTTCTAAATAG